One genomic region from Erythrobacter mangrovi encodes:
- a CDS encoding CorA family divalent cation transporter, with protein sequence MMEPNDDIDHGSPLLFGRVLDGEGGGRAIDWEEAQVWQPAAPGEVMWIHLDRTRSGLREWLETTLEIPEPTAELLTSDQNRPRAFRDGKTLVATLRGINFNPGAEPEDMISMQLWSDGRRLVTLRRHPLQTPREIVAQIDRRMGPPDAGATITLLAELMITRMSQSIVDMNEVIDQLEEDDPERHAEAMLRRISIIRRNCLALKRHMAPQHEALEHISRDAPAWFEHHDRREIAESIARLRRYLDDIDISKESALVLQDEIRARTLASSEHATYMLTVVAGIFLPLSFLTGLLGINVGGMPGMDDPRAFWMVVALCLLVLSLLIVTFRRLRWL encoded by the coding sequence ATGATGGAACCCAATGACGACATCGACCATGGCTCACCCCTGCTGTTCGGGCGCGTGCTCGACGGTGAAGGCGGCGGCCGGGCGATCGACTGGGAGGAGGCGCAGGTCTGGCAACCGGCGGCACCGGGCGAGGTGATGTGGATCCATCTCGACCGTACGCGATCGGGGTTGCGCGAATGGCTCGAAACGACGCTCGAAATACCCGAACCGACCGCGGAACTGCTGACCAGCGACCAGAATCGCCCGCGTGCCTTTCGTGACGGCAAGACACTCGTCGCGACGCTGCGCGGGATCAATTTTAACCCAGGGGCAGAGCCTGAGGACATGATCTCGATGCAGCTGTGGAGTGACGGGCGGCGGCTCGTAACCCTGCGCCGCCATCCGCTGCAGACCCCGCGTGAGATCGTTGCCCAGATCGACCGCCGCATGGGCCCGCCCGATGCCGGGGCGACCATCACCCTGCTCGCCGAACTGATGATCACCCGGATGAGCCAATCGATCGTCGACATGAACGAGGTCATTGACCAGCTCGAAGAGGACGACCCTGAGCGGCATGCCGAGGCCATGCTTCGCCGAATCTCGATCATCCGTCGCAACTGTCTTGCGCTGAAGCGCCACATGGCTCCCCAGCACGAGGCGCTGGAGCACATCAGCCGCGACGCGCCCGCATGGTTCGAGCACCACGACCGGCGCGAGATCGCGGAAAGTATCGCGCGCCTGCGGCGCTATCTCGATGATATCGACATCAGCAAGGAAAGTGCGCTGGTGTTGCAGGACGAGATTCGCGCGCGGACATTGGCCAGCAGCGAACATGCGACCTACATGCTGACCGTGGTTGCGGGGATCTTCCTGCCATTGTCCTTCCTCACCGGACTGCTGGGGATCAATGTCGGGGGCATGCCGGGGATGGACGACCCGCGGGCCTTCTGGATGGTCGTCGCCCTTTGTTTGCTGGTGCTGTCCTTGCTGATCGTCACATTCCGCCGCCTGCGGTGGTTGTAA
- a CDS encoding NrsF family protein: MNRVPNPLIDQLADDLVPVKPMTRSAGAAMAALALGLSIAGTALFEGIWMAPFAGQASPFFLIVNGAFLMLGAACAGAVVRMASPKVGNSYAGTGWALAMTAIMPIATVVMLLGHGEALAAVDAAFALHCVTAPLLTSLVTGGALIWWLRQGAPVSTTQAGLLTGFAAGALGTFAYGLSCSFDTVAHLGLWHMVPVALAALIGRMVVPGLIRW, translated from the coding sequence ATGAACCGGGTCCCCAACCCCCTGATCGACCAGCTGGCCGACGATCTCGTACCGGTGAAGCCGATGACCCGCAGCGCCGGGGCCGCCATGGCCGCGCTCGCGCTGGGCCTGTCCATCGCCGGAACCGCCCTGTTCGAGGGCATCTGGATGGCTCCCTTCGCGGGCCAGGCGTCACCGTTCTTCCTGATCGTGAACGGCGCCTTCCTGATGCTGGGCGCGGCCTGCGCGGGCGCGGTAGTCCGCATGGCGTCGCCCAAGGTCGGTAATTCCTATGCAGGGACCGGATGGGCGTTGGCGATGACCGCCATCATGCCGATCGCGACCGTCGTGATGCTGCTCGGCCATGGCGAGGCGTTGGCCGCAGTCGATGCGGCCTTCGCCCTGCATTGCGTAACCGCGCCGCTGCTGACCTCGCTGGTCACGGGCGGGGCGTTGATCTGGTGGCTGCGGCAAGGTGCTCCCGTCTCGACGACCCAGGCGGGACTGCTCACCGGCTTCGCTGCAGGCGCGCTCGGGACCTTCGCCTATGGCCTGTCGTGCTCGTTCGACACCGTGGCCCACCTGGGGCTTTGGCACATGGTACCGGTCGCCTTGGCGGCACTTATCGGACGCATGGTCGTGCCCGGCCTGATCCGCTGGTAA
- a CDS encoding sigma-70 family RNA polymerase sigma factor, whose translation MIADETALAQLMEASQKGDRNAYRVLLAEVQLWLERYFRRRVAPAQLDDLVQEVLLAVHTKRASWDPTRAFIPWLAAIARYRWVDHLRKVYRNAEEELSDHDAAGDGDEEAVLARMSLERLFVYLPDKQVEAIELVKIEGLSIAEASARTGQSESLVKVNIHRGLKKLSALVEKAE comes from the coding sequence ATGATCGCCGACGAAACTGCGCTGGCACAGCTGATGGAAGCCTCGCAAAAGGGTGATCGCAACGCCTATCGCGTGCTGTTGGCGGAAGTGCAGCTCTGGTTGGAACGGTATTTCCGTCGCCGGGTCGCACCGGCCCAGCTCGACGACCTGGTCCAGGAAGTCCTGCTGGCAGTGCATACCAAGCGCGCAAGCTGGGACCCGACCCGCGCCTTCATCCCATGGTTGGCGGCGATCGCGCGCTACCGCTGGGTCGATCACCTGCGCAAGGTTTACCGCAATGCGGAAGAAGAGCTGAGCGATCATGACGCAGCGGGCGACGGCGACGAAGAGGCCGTACTCGCGCGGATGAGCCTCGAACGATTGTTCGTCTACCTGCCCGACAAGCAGGTCGAGGCTATCGAACTGGTCAAGATCGAGGGTCTCTCGATCGCCGAGGCCTCCGCCCGCACCGGGCAGAGCGAAAGCCTCGTCAAAGTGAATATTCATCGCGGGCTGAAGAAGCTGTCCGCGCTTGTAGAAAAGGCTGAATGA